The Streptococcus toyakuensis genome has a window encoding:
- a CDS encoding G5 domain-containing protein produces MKKLRKVKKHWVAVSIGIVTSALLVNNVAANEVGGETSDVLKSTTVSSSTIEKSNEAGETPRPTVNDTDASLAPNQPSTPSSNISDSANTVVETPTKPEDNKQTGRSGFRSVSASTPVEANKSQSTESVSTVPAESIEPALKPEVKADEEAIKAKAIPEIPKENQSKKIQDAITEDVRTVVSKPTVEGVEYDVHYDHKNKWYYVNATDFGLNVADNQDDTLAVNKALKAANEIVMADPDGTQHTGVAVKLSGIVNVARDKGEIDHYKILTYGSGVPMPIQKGRIDGVQNLSHVTKEEYENLRVDSDGLVRYVSSNGQNLTGIALPIYRKSENGSFNQIKIGSEHSNVTGLFGDGPGTTVLKTNLVQLGNPWDSNENDTDNRDHAVLLVENQNGFLVKDLSVSIQNLKEAFGEQHDGFYVKGMPYYGKVDGVFVNDSDNVTVEGVEASGANKAGIRFGSTHNSVSNISLPGWGRPRSVSNLIAGKAPGYTFSSLNLGENNKVLNSNTHNNRVAGVQFSYQTNILTEGTTTSENGHKLNGSTGYGFASEAGSYNNGIVFRNNTSTYNYRKGLDIHDGDRILIENNVSYGDRLLGISVYNRNFKMENVVIRNNVVTQDKTNRLVRDDLKLDGTFTHGHDYLQYEAIHLQTNEKSQDLSADGSVGYFEISNNRIQDLDSSGRTATNQDYNTNAILVRMQEPYLNYVLNIKNNQITGHSANDLIKMINSSNDNIRGTATLSDTSKFANGLGYGSGSINISNNKVELEELYGDPNKDLSAITIAESTSNFNVADKNIRANQDKFRGSVVFQNNDIKVKKTFMSTRPGIIGKQKTMPIISITTNAEGVLFKDNNLDFGEITQSLAKNAATQTPLISLNGNNGTLVQPGLGFGINTTRTPSNLPNTLSRTQPLAFIGNDIKISNISYANNVDLPIRVLETNNLVRYTENNTFTSDSEITVSTTDTKTDPLGNAIYKPTTERLTPNKEKNNAQFNMGVSRFSTSSPSLVNSSEETVPYETIYVNDKTIAAGTSIEKTPGVTGKKIVNTYATSVDNSAYEKTSGTNIMNYGLRNYYETTNIREATDNDRIPGLLRADYTTTDGKIMTATKTYSYTDTKKQTQTTEMTYRYENLPIGLKNDTQYTFTDENVTTAPQNRVVHVGTRTSKAIGAFDQFDVDFETEYVNDDTILVGDTVIKTPGVKGIRTVSYRETRDNDTNDLISREQVSDSITTKPIKQVVLVGTKPLTRTAQRTEKQDIDFEIVKVPSDKLFVGEEEIQTPGVKGTRTIVHEDTIDNRNNTVISSRVISDEQTEPVKQIVLVGTKPLNRTVQRTIELSIPYGIQSIYDDTLANGTKMIVAPGKAGLRTIIIEEVFDDKGQIISSNILSSTVTITPTDEIVRVGTAATTPNNTDKLSQDSQQNHANTGQSTVDNSKVLPNTGTENNHSVAVTGALALFAALGLTLFKRKEDND; encoded by the coding sequence ATGAAAAAATTGCGAAAAGTTAAGAAGCACTGGGTTGCTGTTTCAATTGGAATTGTCACTTCAGCCTTATTAGTCAATAACGTAGCTGCTAATGAGGTCGGAGGAGAGACCTCAGATGTTTTAAAATCCACTACAGTATCATCTTCAACGATTGAAAAATCCAATGAAGCGGGTGAAACTCCAAGGCCTACTGTGAATGATACAGATGCCAGTTTAGCGCCAAATCAACCCTCTACCCCTTCTTCCAATATATCTGATAGTGCTAATACTGTAGTTGAAACTCCTACAAAGCCTGAAGATAATAAACAAACAGGAAGAAGTGGTTTTCGAAGTGTAAGCGCATCCACCCCTGTAGAAGCAAATAAAAGTCAATCTACAGAATCTGTATCTACTGTCCCTGCTGAATCTATCGAACCTGCTCTAAAACCAGAAGTAAAAGCTGATGAGGAAGCAATCAAAGCAAAAGCCATTCCTGAAATACCAAAAGAAAACCAATCAAAAAAAATTCAGGATGCCATCACAGAAGATGTAAGAACCGTTGTTTCAAAACCAACTGTTGAAGGCGTTGAGTATGATGTTCACTATGATCATAAAAACAAATGGTACTATGTCAATGCTACTGATTTTGGCTTGAATGTAGCTGATAACCAAGATGATACTCTCGCTGTTAATAAAGCACTAAAAGCTGCAAATGAAATCGTAATGGCTGATCCAGATGGCACACAACATACTGGTGTCGCCGTTAAACTTTCTGGAATTGTCAATGTGGCTCGTGATAAAGGTGAAATCGATCACTATAAGATTTTAACATACGGTTCAGGTGTCCCAATGCCTATACAAAAAGGACGAATCGATGGGGTCCAGAATCTTTCGCATGTTACAAAAGAAGAATACGAAAATCTTCGTGTAGACTCGGATGGACTTGTTCGTTATGTTAGTTCTAACGGACAAAACCTTACAGGAATAGCACTGCCTATCTATCGCAAGAGCGAGAATGGCTCCTTTAATCAAATTAAAATCGGTTCTGAGCATTCAAATGTAACTGGTCTCTTTGGGGATGGGCCGGGAACAACCGTATTAAAAACAAATTTAGTTCAGCTAGGAAACCCTTGGGATAGCAACGAGAATGATACTGACAATCGCGACCATGCTGTTTTGCTAGTTGAAAATCAAAATGGATTCCTTGTGAAAGATTTATCTGTTTCTATCCAAAACTTAAAAGAAGCTTTTGGAGAACAACACGATGGCTTCTACGTCAAAGGAATGCCTTACTATGGAAAAGTCGACGGCGTCTTCGTCAATGACTCTGATAATGTAACTGTTGAAGGTGTTGAAGCAAGTGGAGCTAACAAAGCTGGAATTCGTTTTGGTTCCACTCATAATAGTGTTTCAAATATTTCTCTACCTGGTTGGGGTCGCCCTCGCTCTGTGAGTAATTTGATTGCTGGAAAAGCTCCTGGTTATACTTTCAGTAGTCTAAACTTAGGTGAAAACAATAAAGTATTAAACAGTAATACTCACAATAACCGAGTGGCTGGAGTTCAATTCTCTTACCAAACCAATATTCTTACTGAAGGAACAACCACTTCTGAAAATGGACACAAATTAAACGGAAGTACAGGTTATGGTTTCGCTTCAGAGGCTGGATCCTACAATAATGGAATTGTTTTCCGAAACAATACGAGTACCTACAACTACCGTAAAGGGTTAGATATTCACGACGGTGACCGAATTTTAATCGAAAATAACGTTTCATACGGAGATCGCTTGTTAGGTATCTCTGTCTACAATCGAAACTTTAAAATGGAAAATGTTGTCATTCGAAACAACGTTGTCACACAAGATAAAACGAATCGTCTAGTACGAGATGACTTGAAATTGGATGGGACATTCACACACGGTCACGACTATCTCCAGTATGAAGCGATTCATTTGCAAACGAATGAAAAATCTCAGGACTTGAGTGCAGACGGATCGGTAGGTTATTTTGAAATTAGTAATAACCGCATTCAAGATTTGGATTCATCAGGTAGAACCGCTACAAACCAAGACTACAATACAAATGCTATTCTTGTTCGTATGCAAGAACCTTACCTAAACTATGTACTTAATATTAAAAACAACCAAATCACAGGACACTCAGCCAACGATTTGATCAAAATGATTAACTCTTCTAATGACAATATTAGGGGAACAGCTACATTATCTGACACAAGTAAATTTGCAAACGGATTGGGATATGGTTCTGGTTCTATCAACATTAGTAATAATAAAGTCGAGCTTGAAGAACTTTACGGTGATCCAAATAAAGATTTATCTGCTATTACAATCGCTGAATCGACTAGTAATTTTAATGTCGCAGATAAAAATATTCGAGCTAACCAAGATAAGTTCCGCGGATCTGTTGTTTTCCAAAACAATGACATTAAAGTCAAAAAAACTTTCATGAGTACTAGACCTGGCATCATCGGAAAACAAAAGACAATGCCTATTATTTCTATTACAACAAATGCGGAGGGCGTTCTTTTTAAAGACAATAATCTTGACTTTGGGGAAATCACACAATCTTTAGCTAAAAATGCTGCAACACAAACACCATTAATTAGCTTAAACGGAAATAACGGAACTTTAGTGCAACCAGGATTAGGATTTGGTATTAATACAACTCGTACTCCAAGTAACCTCCCAAATACACTGAGTCGAACTCAACCTCTAGCTTTTATTGGTAATGATATTAAAATTTCTAATATTAGTTATGCTAACAATGTCGATTTACCAATTCGTGTATTAGAAACGAACAATCTCGTCCGATATACTGAAAATAATACCTTCACTTCTGACTCAGAAATTACAGTTTCTACTACCGATACAAAAACCGATCCACTTGGCAATGCGATCTATAAGCCTACAACCGAACGCCTCACTCCAAACAAGGAAAAGAATAACGCTCAATTCAATATGGGAGTCAGCCGTTTTTCAACAAGTTCTCCTAGCTTAGTCAATAGTTCAGAAGAGACTGTTCCATATGAAACAATCTACGTTAATGACAAGACCATCGCTGCTGGAACAAGTATTGAAAAAACTCCTGGGGTAACTGGGAAGAAAATTGTAAATACCTATGCAACTAGCGTTGATAACTCTGCTTATGAGAAAACAAGTGGAACCAATATCATGAACTACGGTCTCAGAAATTACTACGAGACAACAAATATTCGGGAAGCGACTGATAATGATCGCATTCCGGGATTGCTTCGAGCAGACTATACAACGACAGATGGCAAAATTATGACAGCCACTAAAACTTATAGTTACACTGATACTAAAAAACAAACTCAAACAACTGAGATGACTTATCGCTACGAAAACCTTCCAATTGGTTTGAAGAACGATACGCAGTATACATTTACTGATGAAAATGTAACTACGGCACCGCAAAATCGTGTTGTCCATGTAGGTACACGAACTTCCAAAGCTATTGGAGCATTTGATCAGTTTGATGTCGATTTCGAAACAGAATATGTAAACGATGATACTATTCTAGTCGGTGATACTGTCATCAAAACTCCTGGTGTCAAAGGAATCCGTACTGTTTCTTATCGAGAAACCCGTGATAATGATACAAATGATCTAATTTCAAGAGAACAAGTTTCTGATAGTATCACTACTAAACCTATTAAGCAAGTCGTACTTGTGGGAACAAAACCACTTACTAGAACTGCTCAAAGAACTGAGAAACAGGATATTGATTTTGAGATCGTTAAAGTTCCTTCTGACAAGCTATTTGTTGGTGAAGAAGAGATTCAAACCCCTGGTGTTAAAGGTACTAGAACTATTGTTCATGAAGATACTATTGACAACCGAAACAATACTGTGATCTCGTCTCGTGTTATCTCTGACGAACAAACCGAACCTGTTAAACAGATCGTACTTGTGGGAACAAAACCACTCAATCGAACAGTTCAGAGAACTATTGAACTTTCTATCCCTTATGGTATTCAATCTATTTATGATGATACATTAGCCAATGGAACAAAAATGATTGTAGCCCCAGGAAAAGCTGGTCTTCGTACAATCATTATCGAAGAAGTTTTTGATGATAAAGGACAGATTATTTCTAGCAACATTCTCTCTTCTACAGTTACAATTACACCTACTGATGAAATTGTAAGAGTAGGAACAGCTGCTACTACTCCAAATAATACTGACAAATTAAGTCAAGATAGTCAACAAAACCATGCAAATACTGGACAATCTACTGTTGATAATTCCAAAGTATTACCAAATACAGGAACAGAAAACAATCACTCTGTAGCAGTAACTGGTGCGTTAGCTCTATTTGCAGCCTTAGGTCTTACACTATTCAAACGTAAAGAAGATAACGACTAA
- the pflB gene encoding formate C-acetyltransferase, producing MVVKTVVEAQDIFDKAWEGFKGVDWKEKASVSRFVQANYTPYDGDESFLAGPTERSLHIKKIVEETKAHYEETRFPMDTRPTSIADIPAGFIDKENEVIFGIQNDELFKLNFMPRGGIRMAETTLKENGYEPDPAVHEIFTKYVTTVNDGIFRAYTSNIRRARHAHTVTGLPDAYSRGRIIGVYARLALYGADYLMQEKVNDWNSIEEIDEETIRLREEINLQYQALQQVVRLGDLYGVDVRKPAMNVKEAIQWVNIAFMAVCRVINGAATSLGRVPIVLDIFAERDLARGTFTESEIQEFVDDFVMKLRTVKFARTKAYDQLYSGDPTFITTSMAGMGNDGRHRVTKMDYRFLNTLDNIGNSPEPNLTVLWTDKLPYNFRRYCMHMSHKHSSIQYEGVTTMAKDGYGEMSCISCCVSPLDPENEDQRHNIQYFGARVNVLKALLTGLNGGYDDVHKDYKVFDIDPIRDEVLEFESVKANFEKSLDWLTDTYVDALNIIHYMTDKYNYEAVQMAFLPTKQRANMGFGICGFANTVDTLSAIKYATVKPIRDENGYIYDYETIGEYPRWGEDDPRSNELAEWLIEAYTTRLRSHKLYKDAEATVSLLTITSNVAYSKQTGNSPVHKGVYLNEDGSVNLSKLEFFSPGANPSNKAKGGWLQNLNSLASLDFGYAADGISLTTQVSPRALGKTRDEQVDNLVTILDGYFENGGQHVNLNVMDLNDVYEKIMSGEDVIVRISGYCVNTKYLTPEQKTELTQRVFHEVLSMDDALL from the coding sequence ATGGTTGTTAAGACAGTTGTTGAAGCACAAGACATTTTTGATAAAGCTTGGGAAGGCTTCAAAGGCGTAGATTGGAAAGAAAAAGCAAGCGTTTCTCGCTTCGTTCAAGCTAACTACACACCTTATGATGGTGATGAAAGCTTCCTTGCTGGACCAACAGAACGTTCACTTCACATCAAAAAGATTGTAGAAGAAACTAAGGCTCACTACGAAGAAACTCGTTTCCCAATGGACACTCGTCCAACATCTATTGCTGATATTCCTGCTGGATTTATCGACAAAGAAAACGAAGTTATCTTCGGTATCCAAAACGATGAACTCTTCAAATTGAACTTCATGCCAAGAGGTGGTATCCGTATGGCTGAAACTACTTTGAAAGAAAATGGATACGAACCAGATCCAGCTGTTCACGAAATCTTCACTAAATATGTAACAACAGTTAACGACGGTATCTTCCGTGCCTACACTTCAAACATCCGTCGTGCTCGCCACGCTCACACTGTAACGGGACTTCCAGATGCATACTCACGTGGACGTATCATCGGTGTTTACGCACGTCTTGCTCTTTATGGTGCAGACTACTTGATGCAAGAAAAAGTAAACGATTGGAACTCAATCGAAGAAATCGATGAAGAAACAATCCGTCTTCGTGAAGAAATCAACCTTCAATACCAAGCATTGCAACAAGTTGTTCGCTTGGGTGACCTTTACGGGGTTGATGTTCGCAAACCAGCGATGAACGTGAAAGAAGCAATCCAATGGGTTAATATCGCTTTCATGGCTGTCTGCCGTGTGATTAATGGTGCCGCTACATCTCTAGGTCGTGTGCCAATCGTATTGGACATCTTTGCAGAACGTGACCTTGCTCGTGGTACATTTACTGAATCAGAAATCCAAGAGTTCGTTGATGATTTCGTTATGAAACTTCGTACAGTTAAATTTGCTCGTACAAAAGCTTATGACCAATTGTACTCAGGTGACCCAACCTTCATCACAACTTCTATGGCTGGTATGGGTAACGACGGTCGTCACCGTGTTACTAAGATGGACTACCGTTTCTTGAACACTCTTGACAACATCGGTAACTCACCAGAACCAAACTTGACAGTTCTTTGGACTGACAAATTGCCTTACAACTTCCGTCGCTACTGTATGCACATGAGCCACAAACACTCTTCTATCCAATACGAAGGTGTAACAACAATGGCTAAAGACGGATACGGTGAAATGAGCTGTATCTCATGTTGTGTATCTCCACTTGACCCAGAAAATGAAGATCAACGCCATAACATCCAGTACTTCGGTGCTCGTGTAAACGTTCTTAAAGCCCTTCTTACTGGTTTGAACGGTGGTTACGACGATGTTCACAAAGACTACAAAGTATTTGACATCGATCCTATCCGTGACGAAGTTCTTGAATTCGAATCAGTTAAAGCCAACTTCGAAAAATCTCTTGACTGGTTGACTGACACTTACGTAGATGCTTTGAACATCATCCACTACATGACTGATAAGTACAACTACGAAGCTGTTCAAATGGCCTTCTTGCCAACTAAACAACGTGCTAACATGGGATTCGGTATCTGTGGATTTGCTAACACAGTTGATACATTGTCAGCTATTAAGTACGCTACAGTTAAACCAATCCGTGACGAAAATGGCTACATCTACGATTATGAAACAATCGGTGAATACCCACGTTGGGGTGAAGATGACCCACGTTCAAACGAATTGGCAGAATGGTTGATCGAAGCTTACACAACTCGTCTACGTAGCCACAAGCTATACAAAGACGCTGAAGCTACAGTATCACTCTTGACTATCACATCTAACGTTGCTTACTCTAAACAAACTGGTAACTCACCAGTCCACAAAGGTGTATACCTCAACGAAGATGGTTCTGTGAACTTGTCTAAACTTGAATTCTTCTCACCAGGTGCTAACCCATCTAACAAAGCTAAAGGTGGATGGTTGCAAAACTTGAACTCACTTGCTAGCCTTGACTTTGGTTACGCAGCTGACGGTATTTCATTGACAACTCAAGTTTCACCTCGTGCTCTTGGTAAGACTCGTGACGAACAAGTGGATAACTTGGTAACAATCCTTGATGGTTACTTCGAAAACGGTGGACAACACGTTAACTTGAACGTTATGGACTTGAACGATGTTTACGAAAAAATCATGTCAGGTGAAGACGTTATCGTACGTATCTCTGGATACTGTGTAAACACTAAATACCTCACTCCAGAACAAAAAACTGAATTGACACAACGTGTCTTCCACGAAGTTCTTTCAATGGATGATGCATTGCTCTAA